From Halotia branconii CENA392, the proteins below share one genomic window:
- a CDS encoding RrF2 family transcriptional regulator, with translation MELSNKSEYALLALLELANCYTSGESLQIRQIAALQNIPNRYLEQLLAILRRKGLIKSIRGAKGGYILARDPKTITLLEALSCMEGLGTLTQSGLSPDIAPSCDINTKTVEIQVIQEMWQEACQAANAVLQKYTLQDLCERRLIHQQKEIMYYI, from the coding sequence GTGGAACTCTCTAACAAATCTGAATATGCACTTCTAGCGCTGTTAGAATTAGCAAATTGTTACACCAGCGGCGAATCTTTGCAAATTCGACAAATAGCGGCGTTGCAAAACATACCAAATCGCTACTTAGAACAATTACTGGCAATTTTAAGGCGTAAAGGTCTGATTAAGAGCATACGCGGTGCTAAAGGTGGTTACATTTTGGCACGAGACCCTAAAACAATTACACTGCTTGAGGCTTTGAGTTGCATGGAAGGGTTAGGTACATTGACGCAAAGCGGCTTGTCGCCAGACATCGCCCCTAGTTGTGATATCAATACCAAAACAGTAGAAATTCAGGTAATTCAAGAAATGTGGCAAGAAGCTTGTCAGGCGGCTAATGCCGTTTTACAAAAATATACCTTACAAGACCTTTGTGAACGGCGATTAATTCATCAACAAAAAGAAATTATGTACTACATCTAG
- a CDS encoding 4Fe-4S single cluster domain-containing protein — protein sequence METKPSNPSPELIEIPPGYLNIMGYVDESEVNGPGSRAVIWVQGCPRECPGCFNPESWPFKINQLIAVDTLVEKILSKPQNTGVTFSGGEPFWQATALASLAHKVKAAGLNVMSFTGFTLNQLQSESAPPDSLTLLEQLDILIDGPFVESLAINSPDSPVSSSNQRVRVLNPAFADQITWASDQIEIHVLKDGSRIVTGYQGGLKLT from the coding sequence ATGGAAACTAAGCCAAGCAACCCATCGCCAGAACTCATAGAAATCCCCCCTGGTTATCTAAATATCATGGGTTATGTTGATGAGTCAGAGGTGAATGGCCCTGGTTCTCGTGCTGTTATCTGGGTACAAGGTTGTCCCCGTGAGTGTCCTGGCTGCTTTAATCCTGAATCCTGGCCATTTAAGATTAACCAATTGATTGCTGTTGATACCCTGGTCGAAAAGATTTTGAGTAAACCTCAAAATACGGGTGTGACATTCTCTGGTGGAGAACCCTTTTGGCAAGCAACAGCATTAGCATCTTTGGCACACAAGGTAAAAGCTGCTGGTTTAAATGTCATGTCTTTTACAGGATTCACCTTGAACCAACTACAGTCAGAATCAGCGCCGCCAGATTCCCTGACTTTGTTAGAACAACTGGATATCTTGATTGACGGGCCTTTTGTAGAGTCTTTGGCAATTAATTCTCCCGATTCTCCTGTTTCTTCGAGCAATCAACGGGTTCGTGTCTTAAACCCCGCTTTCGCCGACCAAATTACTTGGGCAAGTGACCAAATAGAGATTCACGTCCTTAAGGATGGTAGCCGCATTGTGACTGGCTACCAAGGTGGACTAAAACTGACATAA
- the psaK gene encoding photosystem I reaction center subunit PsaK, translating into MLTSTLLAAATTPLQWSPTVGIIMIIVNIIAIAFGKSTIKYPSSEPALPSPNLFGGFGLPALLATTAFGHILGVGVILGLHNLGRI; encoded by the coding sequence GTGCTTACTTCAACCTTACTCGCTGCTGCTACTACACCCCTGCAATGGAGTCCTACAGTTGGGATTATTATGATTATTGTCAATATTATTGCCATTGCCTTTGGCAAATCTACCATCAAGTATCCCAGTTCAGAACCAGCCTTACCATCACCTAATTTATTTGGTGGTTTTGGTTTACCTGCATTATTGGCAACTACCGCCTTCGGTCATATTTTAGGAGTGGGCGTTATTTTAGGACTACATAACTTAGGCAGAATTTAG
- a CDS encoding SufE family protein: MSSTLDSLPPALAKIVQRFQRAAEPKRRYEQLIWYAQKLNEFPEADKLPENKVPGCVSQVYITAALDDNKVVFQGDSDSQLTKGLVGLLVEGLKGLTPTEIVQLTPDFIQATGLNVSLTPSRANGFYNIFKTMQKKALECKLDMPN, from the coding sequence ATGTCTTCAACTCTAGATTCTTTGCCACCTGCACTCGCTAAAATTGTCCAGCGCTTCCAACGGGCTGCTGAACCGAAGCGACGCTACGAACAACTGATCTGGTACGCTCAGAAGCTCAATGAATTTCCCGAAGCAGACAAGTTACCAGAAAACAAAGTCCCTGGTTGTGTTTCTCAAGTATATATCACAGCAGCTTTAGATGATAATAAAGTTGTCTTTCAAGGCGACTCGGATTCTCAATTAACTAAAGGATTAGTAGGGCTTTTAGTGGAAGGTTTGAAAGGATTAACTCCCACTGAAATTGTCCAATTGACTCCAGACTTTATTCAGGCAACTGGTTTAAACGTAAGTCTAACACCTTCCCGTGCTAATGGATTTTATAATATTTTTAAAACCATGCAAAAAAAAGCGTTGGAATGTAAGTTAGATATGCCTAACTAA
- a CDS encoding alpha/beta fold hydrolase: MSTTLLAADNPVEFGGVVQEYTWYWENQPLRVIYETLGKGSPILLLPAFSSVSTRGEMGELAKLLAPHFQVVAVDWPGFGQSSRPSLDYQPQIYQQFLEDFVKAVFKTKITVVAAGHAASYVLQLAVKQPDIFSRIVLVAPTWRGPLPTMGANQQIAGMVRGLVRSPILGQVLYYLNTRPSFLSWMYRRHVFTDEAKLTPSFIAQKWQTTQQPGARFASAAFVTGNLDAIHEQSDFLTLGRSLSVPLMVIIGESCPPKSRAEMDALVALPNVTSATVPGSLGLHEEHPANVLEAVRDFLFSV; the protein is encoded by the coding sequence ATGTCAACCACTTTATTAGCAGCTGATAATCCTGTAGAATTTGGCGGAGTAGTTCAAGAATATACGTGGTATTGGGAAAATCAACCATTGCGCGTAATTTATGAAACCCTTGGCAAAGGTTCACCAATATTGCTACTCCCAGCTTTTAGTAGCGTTTCAACTCGTGGGGAAATGGGCGAATTAGCTAAATTATTAGCTCCTCACTTTCAAGTTGTAGCAGTAGACTGGCCTGGATTTGGGCAATCTTCTCGTCCTAGTTTAGATTACCAACCCCAAATATATCAGCAATTTTTAGAAGATTTTGTCAAAGCTGTTTTTAAGACAAAAATTACTGTAGTGGCGGCTGGACATGCTGCTAGTTATGTATTGCAACTAGCTGTGAAACAGCCTGATATCTTTTCGCGGATTGTTTTGGTAGCACCCACTTGGCGTGGCCCTTTGCCGACAATGGGGGCAAATCAGCAAATAGCTGGCATGGTGAGAGGATTGGTGCGATCGCCTATACTTGGTCAAGTACTTTATTACCTCAACACTAGACCATCCTTTCTAAGTTGGATGTACCGTCGCCACGTTTTTACTGATGAAGCTAAACTTACCCCTAGTTTCATCGCTCAAAAATGGCAAACAACTCAACAACCAGGAGCAAGATTTGCTTCTGCTGCCTTCGTAACAGGTAATCTTGATGCCATACACGAGCAATCTGATTTTCTAACACTTGGGCGATCGTTGTCTGTACCTTTGATGGTTATCATTGGGGAATCTTGCCCTCCCAAATCACGAGCAGAAATGGACGCTTTAGTAGCATTACCAAACGTGACAAGTGCGACTGTCCCTGGTTCCTTGGGACTACATGAGGAACACCCAGCAAATGTTTTAGAAGCGGTTCGGGATTTTTTGTTCTCTGTTTGA
- a CDS encoding Yip1 family protein yields MSSNKKKSRSGLCRTIRYALALNGDFYENAHNTQRNRSLALSIVILAAISHAIGSGVILLINRATIFVLLTGLLIDAIAIIAGYYFWTFTIWKIGQWLKPIDPTYGDLLIPLGFAYAPQLLNFFTLIPLLGRPIELILAVWSLLAVIVAVRQGLDITTRRAAFICLVGWPLIQIAIGFVQVLEQRLVRWTN; encoded by the coding sequence ATGAGCAGCAATAAGAAAAAATCAAGGTCAGGTTTGTGTCGTACAATTCGGTATGCTCTAGCTTTGAATGGTGACTTTTATGAAAATGCTCACAATACACAGCGAAACCGGAGTTTAGCCTTAAGTATTGTAATTTTAGCTGCTATTTCTCATGCTATAGGTAGTGGTGTAATTTTATTAATCAATCGAGCGACAATTTTTGTACTTTTGACGGGTCTTTTGATTGATGCGATCGCTATTATTGCAGGATATTATTTCTGGACATTCACAATTTGGAAAATTGGACAATGGCTCAAACCAATCGATCCTACTTATGGTGACTTACTTATTCCGCTAGGCTTTGCTTATGCACCGCAATTACTGAATTTTTTCACCCTTATTCCCTTACTAGGACGACCAATCGAGTTGATCTTGGCAGTGTGGAGTTTATTGGCGGTGATTGTTGCAGTGCGCCAAGGTTTAGATATTACTACTCGACGAGCAGCATTTATCTGTTTAGTAGGCTGGCCTTTAATTCAAATTGCGATCGGTTTTGTACAAGTTTTAGAGCAACGATTGGTAAGGTGGACAAACTGA
- a CDS encoding phosphoketolase family protein, which produces MTLTTTPQTKPLKDEELHKMNAYWRAANYLSVGQIYLLDNPLLQEPLKLEHVKPRLLGHWGTTPGLNFIYVHLNRVIKKYDLNTIYIAGPGHGGPGLVANTYLEGTYSEYYPNISQDVEGMQRLFKQFSFPGGIPSHVAPETPGSIHEGGELGYALVHAYGAAFDNPDLVVAAVVGDGEAETGALATSWHSNKFLNPVRDGAVLPILHLNGYKIANPTLLARLSYQELESLFVGYGYKPYFVEGVEPADVHQQMAATLDIAIAEIQSIQREARVHGFTKRPQWPMIILRTPKGWTGPKDVDGKKTEGFWRSHQVPFGELASKPEHLKLLEEWMKSYKPEELFDANGKLMAELAELAPKKHRRMGDNPHANGGILLRDLKMPNFQDYGVDVSQPGTSYAEATKVMSTFLRDVMKLNLESQNFRIFGPDETASNRLSAVLEVTNRAWTAETLPEDENLSPDGRVMEILSETTCQGWLEGYLLTGRHGFFSCYEAFIHIVDSMLNQHAKWLKTTNDIPWRRPIASLNYLLTSHVWRQDHNGFSHQDPGFIDHVVNKKSEIVRVYLPPDANTLLSVTDHCLNSRQYVNVIVAGKQPSLQYLDMDAAINHCTKGIGIWEWASNDKGSEPDVVMACAGDVPTLETLAAVDILRQNFPELKVRVVNVVDLMTLQPKSEHPHGLSTKDFDTIFTTDKPIIFAFHGYPWLIHRLTYRHTNHNNLHVRGYKEEGTTTTPFDMVVLNDLDRFDLVMDVIDRVPKLGANAAYVKQMLQDKLIEHQHYISEHGEDMPEIRNWKWPY; this is translated from the coding sequence ATGACATTAACAACTACTCCACAGACAAAGCCTTTAAAAGATGAAGAACTGCACAAAATGAATGCCTACTGGCGTGCAGCGAACTATCTTTCCGTCGGACAGATATATTTGCTCGATAATCCACTGCTGCAAGAACCTTTAAAGTTAGAACACGTCAAACCTAGATTGCTGGGTCACTGGGGAACAACACCAGGGCTGAACTTTATCTACGTTCATCTAAATCGGGTAATCAAAAAATATGACTTGAACACAATCTACATTGCTGGGCCAGGTCATGGCGGGCCTGGATTAGTAGCCAACACCTATCTCGAAGGTACTTACAGCGAATATTACCCCAACATCTCCCAAGATGTTGAGGGTATGCAGAGACTTTTCAAACAATTTTCATTTCCAGGTGGTATTCCTAGCCACGTAGCACCAGAAACCCCAGGTTCTATTCATGAAGGTGGTGAACTTGGTTATGCTCTTGTTCACGCTTATGGTGCAGCCTTCGATAACCCTGATTTAGTGGTTGCTGCTGTTGTTGGTGATGGCGAAGCTGAAACTGGTGCTTTAGCTACTAGCTGGCATTCTAATAAATTTCTTAATCCAGTCCGTGATGGGGCAGTACTGCCGATTTTACATCTAAATGGATATAAAATAGCTAACCCCACTTTATTAGCACGATTGAGCTATCAAGAGTTAGAGAGCTTATTTGTAGGTTATGGTTATAAACCTTACTTTGTAGAAGGTGTTGAACCCGCAGATGTGCATCAACAGATGGCTGCTACTTTGGATATTGCGATCGCGGAAATTCAAAGTATCCAAAGAGAAGCCCGTGTACATGGCTTTACCAAACGTCCCCAATGGCCAATGATTATCCTTAGAACCCCCAAAGGTTGGACAGGGCCAAAGGATGTAGATGGGAAAAAGACCGAGGGTTTCTGGCGATCGCACCAAGTCCCTTTTGGCGAATTAGCAAGTAAGCCAGAACATTTAAAATTGCTAGAAGAGTGGATGAAGAGTTACAAACCCGAAGAACTCTTTGACGCTAACGGCAAGTTGATGGCAGAATTGGCAGAACTCGCTCCCAAAAAACATCGACGCATGGGGGATAATCCCCACGCTAATGGCGGAATTTTGCTGCGTGATTTGAAGATGCCCAATTTTCAAGACTATGGGGTAGATGTTTCTCAACCGGGTACAAGTTACGCCGAAGCTACCAAAGTCATGTCAACATTCCTGCGGGATGTGATGAAACTCAATCTGGAAAGCCAAAACTTCCGGATTTTTGGCCCCGATGAAACAGCATCCAATCGCCTCAGTGCAGTGTTGGAAGTCACAAATCGGGCTTGGACTGCCGAAACTCTTCCAGAAGATGAAAATTTATCTCCTGATGGTCGAGTAATGGAAATTCTTAGTGAAACTACTTGCCAAGGCTGGTTAGAAGGTTACTTGCTCACAGGCCGTCATGGTTTCTTCTCTTGCTATGAGGCATTTATCCACATAGTAGATTCCATGCTTAACCAACATGCCAAATGGCTCAAAACCACTAATGATATTCCCTGGCGTAGACCAATTGCTTCTCTTAATTACCTGCTGACTTCCCACGTTTGGCGGCAAGATCACAACGGTTTTTCTCACCAAGATCCCGGTTTTATTGACCATGTAGTCAACAAAAAATCAGAAATCGTGCGCGTGTATCTTCCCCCTGATGCCAACACTCTGCTGTCGGTAACAGATCATTGCCTGAACAGCCGCCAATATGTCAACGTTATCGTTGCTGGCAAGCAACCATCGTTGCAATATTTAGATATGGATGCAGCTATCAATCACTGTACTAAAGGCATTGGTATTTGGGAATGGGCAAGCAATGATAAAGGCAGCGAACCAGATGTAGTCATGGCTTGCGCTGGAGATGTTCCCACTTTAGAGACTTTAGCTGCCGTAGATATTTTGCGCCAAAACTTTCCTGAATTGAAGGTGCGAGTAGTTAACGTAGTAGATTTGATGACACTCCAACCAAAAAGTGAACATCCCCACGGTTTAAGCACTAAAGATTTCGATACGATTTTCACTACCGACAAACCGATCATCTTTGCTTTTCATGGTTATCCGTGGCTAATCCATCGCTTAACTTATCGCCACACCAACCACAATAATCTACATGTACGTGGTTATAAAGAAGAGGGAACTACCACTACTCCCTTTGATATGGTCGTTCTCAACGATCTTGATCGCTTTGACTTGGTAATGGACGTAATTGATCGCGTACCAAAATTAGGGGCTAATGCAGCTTATGTCAAGCAAATGCTGCAAGATAAGCTCATCGAACATCAACACTATATTTCTGAGCATGGTGAGGATATGCCAGAAATTCGTAATTGGAAGTGGCCGTACTAA
- a CDS encoding GAF domain-containing protein: MNLNQTESTLKLQQQSNPHIIFGTELDNNSSSEQFLLSMYNSVQASIFVVDVLEDGDFQYVALNPTHEQWLGISSENLRGKKPEDILSAVDAAKVRQHYVDCVRFGKTISYEQCLQFQGVPTWWSTTLTPLRDANSKIYRLIGTSSNITPSKQVAQVKGTQAKREKLLEAIALRISESLDLNANLDQTVKELRQCLNCDRIMVYHIQSNESGTIIAEATVSASGSLLGKNFRDPSFSTKYKEPHGRGCIQIVEDIYAAVLHPEQINFLASLQVRANLVVPILLQQNLWGLLIAQYCDQPHQWQQIEVDLFKQLATQIGIAVQQAELHQQIQHLDTKLKLQTQQHQAQLQQAQNFQALVRHITEQIRDNQNETQVLQTATQELVQLLKLESCYIELYSPCRTSAKVAYEYTINLPPSQGLTRLIAEFWEIYQPLLEKQHRQSVEIVSQWHPKLLVITQLACPIFDEQGILGNLWLLRPTQEMFDEFEIELVQQLASECAIAIRQAQLYHATQAQLGELEKRERLKNEFLRTLSHELRTPITSISLAAQTLESVLTPEGLLNIEIVPQLLQILHNECGRESKLINDLLTLTYLEAEPEPPTLIAIELQTWLPPIVESFRDITSCQQQQLNLTIDSALPPIETDITDLERIVTELLSHTGKYTPAGESIAVSAYLTVDAVQLSISNSGLEIPSYELSRIFEPFYRLSKNDPWKYSGTGLEMALVQKMVRHLGGSIHVESTSGQTTFIVEFPKTAAI; the protein is encoded by the coding sequence ATGAATCTAAATCAAACTGAATCAACTTTAAAATTGCAACAACAATCAAATCCTCATATTATCTTCGGTACAGAATTAGACAACAACAGCAGTAGCGAACAATTTCTGCTGAGTATGTATAACTCTGTACAGGCATCTATATTCGTAGTAGATGTTCTAGAAGATGGGGATTTTCAATATGTAGCGCTGAATCCGACTCATGAGCAATGGTTAGGTATAAGTTCAGAAAATCTCCGGGGCAAAAAACCAGAGGATATCCTCTCAGCAGTTGATGCTGCAAAGGTGCGTCAGCATTACGTTGATTGTGTACGCTTTGGTAAAACTATTTCTTACGAACAATGTTTGCAATTCCAAGGTGTTCCGACTTGGTGGAGTACAACTCTAACACCACTGCGGGATGCTAATTCTAAAATTTATCGATTAATTGGCACTAGTAGTAATATTACTCCTAGCAAACAAGTAGCCCAAGTTAAAGGCACTCAAGCTAAACGAGAAAAACTGTTAGAAGCGATCGCTCTTCGGATTAGTGAATCATTAGATTTAAATGCCAATCTTGATCAAACTGTAAAAGAACTGCGACAGTGTTTAAACTGCGATCGCATCATGGTTTACCATATTCAGTCAAATGAAAGTGGCACAATCATCGCTGAAGCAACTGTTAGTGCGAGTGGTTCGCTTTTAGGTAAAAACTTTCGAGATCCTAGTTTCAGTACCAAATATAAAGAACCTCACGGACGAGGTTGTATTCAAATTGTTGAAGATATCTATGCAGCAGTGTTACATCCTGAGCAAATAAATTTTTTGGCATCTTTGCAGGTTAGAGCCAATTTGGTTGTGCCTATTTTATTACAGCAAAATTTGTGGGGGCTGTTAATTGCTCAGTATTGCGATCAACCCCATCAATGGCAGCAAATAGAAGTTGATTTATTCAAGCAACTAGCAACTCAAATCGGTATTGCTGTCCAACAGGCAGAACTACATCAGCAAATACAGCATTTGGACACCAAACTCAAGTTGCAGACTCAGCAGCATCAAGCCCAATTACAACAGGCGCAGAACTTTCAAGCATTAGTACGTCACATTACCGAACAAATTCGCGATAATCAAAACGAAACTCAAGTATTGCAAACAGCTACTCAAGAATTAGTACAGTTACTAAAACTTGAATCGTGCTATATCGAACTTTATAGCCCCTGCCGTACCAGTGCCAAGGTTGCTTACGAGTATACAATTAACCTACCTCCATCCCAAGGTCTTACTAGACTAATTGCCGAATTTTGGGAAATTTATCAACCACTGTTAGAAAAACAGCATCGACAATCCGTAGAGATTGTTTCTCAATGGCATCCCAAATTACTTGTAATTACACAACTAGCTTGTCCCATCTTTGACGAACAAGGGATTTTGGGAAATCTTTGGCTTTTGCGACCAACGCAAGAAATGTTTGATGAATTTGAAATAGAACTAGTGCAGCAGTTAGCAAGTGAATGTGCGATCGCTATTCGCCAAGCACAGCTTTATCACGCAACTCAGGCACAACTAGGAGAATTAGAAAAACGAGAACGCCTCAAAAATGAATTTCTCAGAACTCTATCCCATGAACTACGGACACCCATAACTAGCATTAGCCTTGCCGCCCAAACTTTAGAAAGTGTACTCACACCAGAAGGATTATTAAATATAGAAATAGTACCGCAACTATTACAAATTTTGCATAACGAATGTGGACGAGAAAGCAAATTAATTAACGATTTGCTCACACTTACATATTTAGAAGCCGAACCCGAACCCCCTACTTTGATTGCCATTGAGTTACAAACTTGGCTTCCTCCCATTGTTGAGTCTTTTCGAGACATTACCAGTTGTCAGCAACAGCAATTAAACCTGACGATTGATTCTGCACTTCCGCCGATAGAAACAGATATCACGGACTTAGAAAGAATCGTTACTGAACTTTTGAGTCATACTGGCAAATATACCCCTGCGGGCGAATCCATTGCAGTATCAGCTTACCTCACAGTAGATGCAGTGCAGCTAAGTATCAGTAATTCCGGCTTAGAAATTCCCTCTTATGAACTGTCACGGATTTTTGAGCCATTTTACCGTCTTTCCAAAAACGATCCCTGGAAATATAGTGGTACAGGATTAGAAATGGCATTAGTACAAAAAATGGTAAGGCACTTAGGCGGTTCTATTCATGTAGAAAGTACATCTGGTCAAACTACATTCATAGTTGAATTTCCCAAAACGGCTGCAATATGA